CCTTCTATGTTCATGGTTTGATCCTGGCTTTATTCTCCTTTGAATTCAGCCTTTCTCTTCTCCATAAAAGCTTTGACTCCTTCTATAAAATCAGAAGATGCCGCACATTCACGCTGTGTCGGAATCTCACATTCATCCAGGTATTTCTTATAATCAGCAAGCCCTGCCTGATAAATCTGTTTCTTGATATTCTTATAAGAAAGTAATGGTCCACTAGCAAATTTCTTAGCAAGTTTCATAACGGTATCATCTAATTCTTCCGCTGGAACTACATCATATACCATTCCGGCATCTTTTGCTTCCTGTGCTTTCATTGGTCTTCCTGTAACACACAGTTCCATTGCTTTCTGAATTCCAAGACTCTTAACAAACAGGTACGTTCCACCGGTATCTGGAACTAGTCCAAGATTCACAAATGCCATAATAAACTTCGCATTGTCTGCGCATACAACAAAGTCCCCTGAAAATGCAAGACTTACTCCTGCACCTGCTGCCGCTCCACTTACACTTGAGATCACAAGCTTACTCATACGCTTCAGACCATCGGTTACATTGCCAACTTTACTGATCAGAGAATCCATATTCACTTCTCCACCTTGTTGGATCAGGTTATAGAAGTATCCAATGTCTCCTCCTGCTGAAAATGCCTTTGGCATTCCTTTTAAAACAACAACTTTTACATTCGGGTCATTCTCACAAGTATCTACTACGTACATCAACTCGTCTGCCATCTGATCATCAATTGCATTAAGATTCTTCATATAGTTCATTGTGATGATACCAACTCCATCTTCTACAACGAACTGCAATTTCTCTAGCTTCATAGGCATATCCTCCTTTAAGTTGTTTTGATAACTATATTGTATCATTTTTTGTACAATTTGTGAAGTTTTTCGACAAAATTAAGGGGTTGACGAATCTCATTTTCTATAGTATCTTATAGCCATAAGGTCATATAACTGACGGAGCACGTGGAATTAACCACATGGAAGTATGATCATTAATCGCCGACCGTCTGGGCAATCTGTCTGGACGTGCGGCGTTTTTTTATTCTATTTTTGCAACGCTTCATCGTTCAGATATTGATCCTGTTAACTTTTTACGTACTTGTTCTAAGTACGTATCATCCATAAGGAGGAATACTATGACAGTTGGTCATGTCCATTCCATCGAATCGATGGGTCTGGTTGATGGACCAGGGATACGAACCGTTATCTTTTTACAAGGATGTGCTCTAAGATGTCGTTTCTGCCATAACCCTGATACTTGGGAATTATCTGGCGGGACCGAATACACACCGGAAGAACTTGTTGCAAAGATCCGACGATTTAAACCTTATTTTAAAGAAGATGGTGGTGTTACCTTTTCTGGTGGAGAACCTTTATTACAACCTGATTTTTTAAAAGAGACTTTAAAACTATGCAAGAATGAAGGCATTCATACTTGCATCGACACTGCAGGTTATGGACTTTCTGATTATGATGAGATTTTAAACCATACAGATCTTGTTCTTCTTGATCTGAAACACATCCATAAAACGGATTATGAAAAAATGACAAGAAGATCAATGGATCGGTTTGAAGAATTTTTGAATGCTTTAAAAAAACATCAGACTAAGATATGGATTCGCCATGTCGTTGTTCCAGGAATTACTGACAGCGAAGATCATATGGCTCAGTTAAAAGCTTATATTCAAACGATTCCTAATGTAGAGAAAGTTGAGCTGCTTCCTTATCATTTACTTGGTACCAACAAATATAAAGTTATGGATATTCCTTATTCTTTAGAAGGTGTACCGGCCATGGATAAAAAGAAAACAGAGATGTTACAACAAACCTATTTTGATCATGTTTATTTTATGGAGGAAAAATCATGTTAAACGAATGGAATGGATTCAACGATGGTGTCTGG
The sequence above is drawn from the Anaerostipes hadrus ATCC 29173 = JCM 17467 genome and encodes:
- a CDS encoding enoyl-CoA hydratase/isomerase family protein; translated protein: MKLEKLQFVVEDGVGIITMNYMKNLNAIDDQMADELMYVVDTCENDPNVKVVVLKGMPKAFSAGGDIGYFYNLIQQGGEVNMDSLISKVGNVTDGLKRMSKLVISSVSGAAAGAGVSLAFSGDFVVCADNAKFIMAFVNLGLVPDTGGTYLFVKSLGIQKAMELCVTGRPMKAQEAKDAGMVYDVVPAEELDDTVMKLAKKFASGPLLSYKNIKKQIYQAGLADYKKYLDECEIPTQRECAASSDFIEGVKAFMEKRKAEFKGE
- the pflA gene encoding pyruvate formate-lyase-activating protein, with protein sequence MTVGHVHSIESMGLVDGPGIRTVIFLQGCALRCRFCHNPDTWELSGGTEYTPEELVAKIRRFKPYFKEDGGVTFSGGEPLLQPDFLKETLKLCKNEGIHTCIDTAGYGLSDYDEILNHTDLVLLDLKHIHKTDYEKMTRRSMDRFEEFLNALKKHQTKIWIRHVVVPGITDSEDHMAQLKAYIQTIPNVEKVELLPYHLLGTNKYKVMDIPYSLEGVPAMDKKKTEMLQQTYFDHVYFMEEKSC